A portion of the Pseudoxanthomonas sp. JBR18 genome contains these proteins:
- the rfbC gene encoding dTDP-4-dehydrorhamnose 3,5-epimerase, translating into MKFHETPLKGAYVIEPEKRGDDRGWFARVFCEKEMAAAGLVDRFVQVNNSYNAEVGTLRGMHYQLPPAPEVKIVRCVRGALWDCIVDLRPDSSTYRKWHGVELTAENRLAYYVPRGFAHGFVTLAPDTEAFYLASAFYEPSAERGLRWNDPTFDIQWPAEGKIISDKDATWPDFDPDFHGVEQLRGL; encoded by the coding sequence ATGAAGTTCCACGAAACCCCGCTCAAGGGCGCCTATGTCATCGAGCCGGAAAAGCGCGGCGACGACCGCGGCTGGTTTGCCCGGGTGTTCTGCGAAAAGGAAATGGCCGCAGCCGGCCTGGTCGATCGCTTTGTCCAGGTCAACAACTCCTACAACGCCGAAGTCGGCACGCTGCGCGGCATGCATTACCAGCTGCCCCCGGCACCGGAGGTCAAGATCGTGCGTTGTGTGCGCGGCGCGCTGTGGGATTGCATCGTCGACCTGCGTCCGGACTCGTCCACGTACCGCAAGTGGCACGGCGTGGAACTGACCGCGGAGAACCGCCTGGCCTATTACGTGCCGCGCGGCTTCGCCCATGGCTTTGTGACCCTGGCGCCGGACACCGAGGCGTTCTACCTGGCAAGCGCGTTCTACGAGCCGAGCGCCGAGCGCGGCCTGCGCTGGAACGATCCGACCTTCGACATCCAGTGGCCGGCCGAAGGAAAGATCATTTCCGACAAGGACGCCACGTGGCCGGACTTCGATCCGGACTTCCACGGCGTCGAGCAGCTGCGCGGCCTGTGA
- the rfbF gene encoding glucose-1-phosphate cytidylyltransferase: protein MKAVILAGGLGTRISEETSVRPKPMVEIGGMPVLWHIMKIYSHHGINDFVVCLGYRGEVIKDFFINYHLMHSDITCDLSTNTTTLHNSRAEPWRVTLVDTGPATMTGGRLKRVMPYLQDEEAFCLTYGDGVSDVDIGAGIALHRREGRLATVTAVQPPGRFGALHVEGDAVTGFREKPADGDGLINGGFFVLSPKVVDFIDGDDSVWENAPLERLVAQRQLSVYRHTGFWQPMDTLRDKNYLNDLWTTNKAPWRVWE, encoded by the coding sequence ATGAAGGCCGTCATCCTGGCCGGCGGCCTGGGCACCCGGATCTCCGAGGAAACCTCGGTCAGACCCAAGCCGATGGTGGAGATCGGCGGCATGCCGGTCCTCTGGCACATCATGAAGATCTACAGCCATCACGGCATCAACGACTTCGTCGTGTGCCTGGGCTACCGGGGCGAGGTCATCAAGGACTTCTTCATCAATTACCACCTGATGCATTCGGACATCACCTGCGACCTGTCCACCAACACCACCACCCTGCACAATTCGCGCGCAGAACCCTGGCGGGTGACGCTGGTGGATACCGGTCCGGCCACCATGACCGGCGGTCGTCTCAAGCGTGTCATGCCCTACCTGCAGGATGAGGAGGCGTTCTGCCTGACCTATGGCGATGGCGTCTCCGACGTGGACATCGGCGCGGGCATCGCGCTGCACCGGCGTGAAGGACGCCTGGCGACGGTGACCGCGGTGCAGCCGCCGGGCCGCTTCGGCGCCCTGCACGTGGAAGGCGATGCGGTCACCGGCTTTCGCGAGAAACCCGCCGATGGCGATGGCCTGATCAACGGCGGTTTCTTCGTCCTCTCCCCCAAGGTGGTCGATTTCATCGACGGCGACGACTCGGTCTGGGAAAACGCGCCGCTGGAACGTCTGGTCGCCCAGCGCCAGCTCAGCGTCTACCGGCACACCGGCTTCTGGCAGCCGATGGACACCTTGCGCGACAAGAACTACCTCAACGACCTGTGGACCACCAACAAGGCGCCCTGGCGCGTCTGGGAATGA
- a CDS encoding glucan biosynthesis protein D: protein MIRRQFLTRAAGTLAALGLPPALLLSPSALAATGKRHLVFGPAQPFDYASLKGQARALASKPYHVHGGPLPPALEGLTWDQYQAIRYRKDHALWAGQDDAFLAQFFHMGLYFKKPVTMHEVADGQAREIKYNPGMFDYGSSGLAKAKLPDSLGFAGFRLNTKADPDRDFAAFLGASYFRAVGKEGQYGQSARGLAIDTGMGKPEEFPDFVAYYLERPDPGQDTLVIYGLLDSPSVAGAYRFALTPGEPLLMDIDCALYPRTTIERMGLGPCTSMYQAGENDRRMAWDWRPEIHDTDGLALHTGSGEWIWRPLTNPPQLRFNAFADNNPKGFGLLQRDRDFDHYQDDGVFYEKRPCLWVEPKAGWGEGSVQLIEIPTVDETFDNIVAFWNPKDKPQAGQELLYGYKLYWGSAAPSTPTDAICVASRTGLGGVVGQKRKTWSQRFAVDFKGGKLAALEAANAEVTPELQISGGRLETVSCRPLHEIHGYRVMFDVVPDKTDSSQIDLRLYLKNDQGALSETWLYQFSPPPEAERKLY, encoded by the coding sequence ATGATCCGACGCCAGTTCCTGACCCGCGCTGCCGGCACCTTGGCCGCCCTCGGCCTGCCCCCTGCCTTGCTGTTGTCCCCATCGGCCTTGGCCGCCACGGGCAAGCGGCATCTGGTGTTCGGCCCGGCCCAGCCCTTCGACTACGCCAGCCTCAAGGGCCAGGCGCGTGCCCTGGCGTCCAAGCCCTACCACGTGCATGGCGGTCCGCTGCCTCCCGCGCTGGAAGGGCTGACCTGGGACCAGTACCAGGCGATTCGTTACCGCAAGGACCATGCGCTGTGGGCCGGCCAGGACGACGCGTTCCTGGCCCAGTTCTTCCACATGGGCCTGTATTTCAAGAAGCCGGTGACCATGCACGAGGTCGCCGACGGCCAGGCCCGGGAGATCAAGTACAACCCCGGCATGTTCGACTACGGCAGCAGCGGCCTGGCCAAGGCCAAGCTGCCCGACTCGCTCGGATTCGCCGGCTTCCGTCTGAACACCAAGGCCGACCCGGACCGCGACTTCGCCGCCTTCCTGGGCGCGAGCTACTTCCGCGCGGTCGGCAAGGAGGGCCAGTACGGCCAGTCCGCACGCGGCCTGGCGATCGACACAGGCATGGGCAAGCCGGAGGAATTCCCGGACTTCGTGGCCTATTACCTGGAGCGCCCCGATCCGGGCCAGGACACGCTGGTGATCTACGGCCTGCTGGATTCGCCCAGCGTCGCCGGCGCCTATCGCTTCGCGCTGACCCCCGGTGAGCCGCTGCTGATGGACATCGACTGCGCCTTGTACCCGCGCACGACCATCGAGCGCATGGGCCTGGGCCCGTGCACCAGCATGTACCAGGCCGGCGAAAACGACCGCCGTATGGCCTGGGACTGGCGCCCGGAGATCCACGACACCGATGGCCTGGCCCTGCATACCGGCAGCGGCGAATGGATCTGGCGTCCGCTGACCAATCCGCCACAGCTGCGCTTCAACGCCTTTGCCGACAACAATCCCAAGGGCTTCGGCCTGCTCCAGCGCGACCGCGACTTCGACCATTACCAGGACGACGGGGTGTTCTACGAGAAGCGCCCCTGCCTGTGGGTGGAACCCAAGGCCGGCTGGGGGGAGGGCTCGGTCCAGCTGATCGAGATCCCCACGGTGGACGAGACCTTCGACAACATCGTGGCGTTCTGGAACCCCAAGGACAAACCGCAGGCCGGCCAGGAACTGCTGTACGGCTACAAGCTCTACTGGGGCTCGGCGGCGCCCAGCACCCCGACCGACGCGATCTGCGTGGCCAGCCGGACCGGCCTGGGCGGCGTGGTCGGGCAGAAGCGCAAGACCTGGTCGCAGCGCTTCGCGGTGGATTTCAAGGGCGGCAAGCTGGCCGCCCTGGAGGCGGCCAACGCCGAGGTCACCCCCGAGCTGCAGATCAGCGGCGGCCGCCTGGAGACCGTCTCCTGCCGTCCGCTGCACGAGATCCACGGCTACCGGGTGATGTTCGACGTGGTGCCTGACAAAACGGACAGCAGCCAGATCGACCTGCGCCTGTACCTGAAGAACGATCAGGGTGCCCTGAGCGAAACCTGGCTGTATCAGTTCAGTCCGCCACCGGAAGCCGAACGCAAGCTCTACTGA
- a CDS encoding SAF domain-containing protein — protein sequence MVIDRLLRERQAAGMPIRVGLYGAGFMAKGIVNQIVHSVPGMVLSVICNRNVDKAMAAYALAGVQAQVVDTGRALSQAIASGTAVVTDDPALLYECDDLDCLIDATGAVEYGAHISLAAIAHGRDMVTMNAELDGTVGPLLKKKADAAGVIFTACDGDQPGVQMNLFRFVKSIGLTPLMCGNIKGLQDPYRTPTTQAGFAAKWGQDPYMVTSFADGTKISFEQAIVANGTGMSILKRGMTGYDHREHVDTLTKVYDVDALKAVGGAVDYVVGAQPGPGVYVLATHDDPKQQHYLNLYKLGEGPLYSFYTPYHLCHFEVPLSVARVVLLRDAVLQPLDGPLVEVVATAKRDLAAGETIDALGGHLTYGQCERADVTAAEQLLPMGVAEGCVLKHEVAKDQVLTYADVELPHGRLIDRLRTEQANAFSTTAAGATA from the coding sequence ATGGTGATCGACCGCCTGCTCCGCGAGCGCCAGGCCGCCGGCATGCCCATCCGCGTCGGGCTGTATGGCGCGGGCTTCATGGCCAAGGGCATCGTCAACCAGATCGTGCACTCGGTGCCCGGCATGGTCCTGTCGGTGATCTGCAACCGCAACGTGGACAAGGCCATGGCGGCCTATGCCCTGGCCGGCGTCCAGGCCCAGGTGGTCGACACCGGTCGCGCCCTGTCCCAGGCCATCGCCAGCGGCACCGCCGTGGTCACCGATGACCCGGCGCTGCTCTACGAATGCGACGACCTGGACTGCCTGATCGACGCCACCGGCGCGGTCGAGTATGGCGCCCACATCTCGCTGGCCGCCATCGCCCACGGCCGCGACATGGTCACGATGAACGCCGAGCTGGATGGCACCGTCGGCCCGCTGCTGAAGAAGAAGGCCGATGCGGCCGGGGTGATCTTCACCGCCTGCGACGGCGACCAGCCCGGCGTGCAGATGAACCTGTTCCGCTTCGTCAAGTCCATCGGGCTCACGCCGCTGATGTGCGGCAACATCAAGGGCTTGCAGGACCCGTATCGCACGCCGACCACGCAGGCCGGCTTTGCCGCCAAGTGGGGCCAGGACCCGTACATGGTCACCAGCTTCGCCGACGGCACCAAGATCAGCTTCGAGCAGGCCATCGTCGCCAACGGCACTGGCATGTCCATCCTCAAGCGCGGCATGACCGGCTACGACCACCGCGAGCACGTGGACACGCTGACCAAGGTCTACGACGTGGACGCGCTCAAGGCCGTCGGCGGCGCGGTGGATTACGTGGTCGGCGCCCAGCCCGGGCCGGGCGTGTACGTGCTGGCCACGCACGACGACCCCAAGCAGCAGCACTACCTCAACCTGTACAAGCTGGGCGAAGGTCCGCTGTACAGCTTCTACACGCCCTACCACCTGTGCCACTTCGAAGTGCCGCTGTCGGTGGCGCGCGTGGTGTTGCTGCGCGACGCGGTGCTGCAGCCGCTGGACGGCCCGCTCGTGGAAGTGGTGGCCACCGCCAAGCGCGACCTGGCCGCCGGCGAGACCATCGATGCACTGGGCGGCCACCTGACCTACGGCCAGTGCGAGCGCGCCGATGTCACCGCCGCCGAGCAGCTGCTGCCGATGGGCGTGGCCGAGGGCTGCGTGCTCAAGCACGAGGTGGCCAAGGACCAGGTGCTCACCTACGCCGATGTCGAACTGCCGCACGGACGCCTGATCGACCGCCTGCGGACCGAGCAGGCCAACGCCTTCTCCACCACCGCGGCAGGCGCGACGGCCTGA
- a CDS encoding SDR family oxidoreductase gives MRILITGNMGYIGPVLARHLRQRFPEAYLVGVDRGWFAHCLSDKRGLPEVVLDEQWFRDVRDLTAKDLTGFDAVVHLAAVSNDAMGKRFEIVTDQINCKASLSVAQAAAEAGVKHFVFASSCSVYGAAADGTPRSETSGIAPLTAYAHSKIDTETGLAAMDTDMVITALRFATACGASPRLRLDLVLNDFVAGAVASGKVEVLSDGTPWRPLIHVRDMSRAIEWAIQRPADNGGRYLFVNAGSDRWNVQIRDLAQAVGVAIPTAEVSISTNAPADNRSYRVDFTLFEQLAPEHQPIETLEGTIAELRDELQRTAFSDRNFRQSGFIRLRILEGLVDSGVLAADLRAAA, from the coding sequence ATGCGTATCCTGATCACCGGCAACATGGGCTATATCGGCCCGGTCCTGGCCCGCCACCTGCGCCAGCGTTTCCCCGAGGCTTACCTGGTCGGCGTGGACCGCGGCTGGTTCGCGCACTGCCTGTCGGACAAGCGCGGCCTGCCCGAGGTCGTCCTGGACGAACAGTGGTTCCGCGACGTGCGCGACCTGACCGCGAAGGACCTGACCGGTTTCGACGCGGTCGTGCATCTGGCCGCGGTGTCCAACGACGCGATGGGCAAGCGGTTCGAGATCGTCACCGACCAGATCAACTGCAAGGCCAGCCTGTCGGTCGCCCAGGCCGCTGCCGAGGCGGGGGTGAAGCACTTCGTGTTCGCCTCCAGCTGTAGCGTCTACGGCGCCGCCGCCGACGGCACGCCGCGCTCCGAAACCAGCGGCATCGCCCCGCTGACCGCCTACGCGCACTCCAAGATCGATACCGAGACCGGCCTGGCGGCGATGGACACCGACATGGTGATCACCGCGCTGCGCTTCGCCACCGCCTGCGGCGCCTCGCCGCGCCTGCGCCTGGACCTGGTGCTCAACGACTTCGTCGCCGGCGCGGTGGCCAGCGGCAAGGTCGAGGTGCTCTCCGATGGCACGCCGTGGCGCCCGCTGATCCACGTGCGCGACATGTCGCGCGCCATCGAGTGGGCGATCCAGCGCCCGGCCGACAATGGCGGCCGCTACCTGTTCGTCAATGCCGGCTCGGACCGCTGGAACGTGCAGATCCGCGACCTGGCCCAGGCCGTGGGCGTGGCGATCCCGACCGCAGAGGTGTCCATCTCCACCAACGCACCAGCCGATAACCGCTCCTACCGCGTGGACTTCACCCTGTTCGAGCAGCTGGCGCCCGAGCACCAGCCGATCGAAACGCTGGAAGGCACCATCGCCGAGCTGCGCGACGAGCTGCAGCGCACCGCCTTTTCCGACCGCAACTTCCGCCAGAGCGGCTTCATCCGCCTGCGCATCCTGGAAGGGCTGGTCGACAGTGGGGTGCTGGCCGCAGACCTGCGGGCCGCCGCATGA
- a CDS encoding glycosyltransferase family 1 protein, giving the protein MADRSVLLSSNYNAWPEPFNGQAFAFLNVIAQVEDADVLVPEPSAHAAGRGVNPSMGYLWNELRHRVVSQSWRRLGQPGFSNAQAVTVERDYDVFLYACQFPNELTALRKLRGWRQRCDKAYAYLLEGWPERFPHQAAELRMLDQFDHVFVLNAESIPALQRYTSTPISFLPSACDTLLACPYPEAPPRSIDVLSIGRRMPELHTKLSALAAQDGNFFYVHDTLRAASVADWAEHRSQTAAMIKRAKYFIAYDFTVDTFGVFKGVRKNALATRYFEGTAGGAVVLGSAQHCLEFAHHFDWPDAVIELPPETADIGAFLNDLGGQTARLERARAMNVSQNLRRHDWAHRWGQLLDTVGLARSPRLQQRIDRLAHMAGMVDLAHGAPLVRRHDVTA; this is encoded by the coding sequence ATGGCCGACCGGTCTGTCTTGCTGTCTTCCAACTACAACGCGTGGCCCGAGCCCTTCAACGGGCAGGCATTCGCATTTCTCAACGTCATCGCCCAGGTGGAGGATGCGGACGTCCTCGTGCCCGAGCCTTCGGCGCATGCCGCCGGGCGCGGGGTCAACCCGAGCATGGGCTACCTGTGGAACGAGTTGCGCCACCGGGTGGTGTCACAGTCGTGGCGGCGACTGGGGCAACCCGGGTTCTCCAATGCGCAGGCCGTCACCGTCGAGCGCGACTACGATGTCTTCCTCTACGCGTGCCAGTTCCCCAATGAGCTGACCGCGTTGCGCAAGCTGCGCGGCTGGCGCCAGCGCTGCGACAAGGCCTATGCCTATCTGCTGGAAGGCTGGCCCGAGCGCTTCCCCCACCAGGCCGCCGAACTGCGCATGCTGGATCAGTTCGACCACGTGTTCGTGCTCAATGCCGAAAGCATCCCGGCACTGCAGCGCTACACCTCCACGCCGATCTCGTTCCTGCCCAGCGCGTGCGACACGCTGCTGGCCTGCCCCTATCCGGAAGCTCCGCCGCGCAGCATCGATGTATTGAGCATTGGCCGACGCATGCCCGAGCTGCACACCAAGCTCAGCGCGCTGGCCGCCCAGGACGGCAACTTCTTCTACGTCCACGACACCCTGCGTGCGGCGTCGGTCGCCGACTGGGCCGAGCATCGCAGCCAGACCGCGGCGATGATCAAGCGCGCCAAGTACTTCATCGCCTACGACTTCACGGTGGACACCTTTGGCGTGTTCAAGGGCGTGCGCAAGAACGCGCTGGCCACGCGGTACTTCGAAGGCACCGCCGGCGGGGCCGTCGTCCTGGGTTCGGCCCAGCACTGCCTGGAGTTCGCCCATCACTTCGACTGGCCCGACGCGGTCATCGAGCTGCCACCAGAGACGGCCGACATCGGCGCATTCCTCAACGACCTGGGCGGGCAGACCGCGCGCCTCGAGCGCGCCCGCGCGATGAACGTCAGCCAAAACCTGCGTCGGCACGACTGGGCCCATCGCTGGGGGCAGCTGCTCGACACCGTCGGTCTGGCGCGCAGCCCGCGCCTGCAGCAACGCATTGATCGCCTGGCCCACATGGCCGGGATGGTGGACCTCGCCCACGGGGCACCGCTGGTGCGGAGGCACGACGTCACCGCCTGA